Within Triticum dicoccoides isolate Atlit2015 ecotype Zavitan chromosome 1B, WEW_v2.0, whole genome shotgun sequence, the genomic segment ttcgcaggagtgacaacttgcttgtcattctacttgaagttccctttctttccctttgcccttttcttgaaactagtggtcttgtcaatcatcaacacttgacgctctttcttgatttctaccttcgttgatttcaacatcgcgaagagctcgggaatcgtttttgtcatcctttgcatactatagttcatcacgaagttctactaacttggtgatggtgactagagaactccgtcaatcactatcttatctggaagattaactcccacttgattcaagcgattgtagtaaccagacaatctgagaacatgctcactagttgagcaattctcctccatcttttagctatagaacttgttggagacttcataactctcaactcgggtatttgcttgaaatattaacttcaactcctggaacatctcatatggcccatgacgttcaaaacgtttttgaagtcccgattctaagccgttaagcatggtgcactaaactatcaagtagtcatcatattgagctagccaaacgttcataacgtctgcatacgctccagcaataggtccatcacctagcagtgcatcaaggacataattctttcgtgcaacaatgaggacaattctcagatcatggatccaatccgcatcattgctactaacatctttcaacacagttttctctaagaacatatcaaaataaacatatgaaagaaacaacgtgagctattgatccacaacataatttgcaaaatactaccaggactaagttcatgataaatttaagttcaattaatcatattacttaagaactcccacttagatagacatccctctagtcatctaagtgatcacgtgatccaaatcaactaaaccataaccgatcatcacgtgagcatCAAtatgttttcaatggtgaacatcaatatgttgatcatatctactatatgattaacgctcgacctttcggtctccaatgttccgaggccatatctgcatatgctaggctcgtcaagtttaacctgagtattccgtgtgtgcaaaattggcttgcacccgttgtagatggacgtagagcttatcacacccgatcatcacgtggtgtctgggcacgacgaactttggcaatggtgcatactcagggagaacacttttatcttgaaatttagtgagagatcatcttataatgctaccgtcaatcaaaaccACTGTTCAAAAAACCATCCGAGTAGCCGACTAATCGGCCGATTAATCGCTACTCGGCCATCCACCTTGTAAATTACATGTATTCGGTAGTGTTATTCGGCCTGGGGATTACTCGGTCGATTAATCGGTCTGACAACGATAAATCTGCCGCAGACCGATTAATCGCGGGACTCACAGGGGCCGAACTATAAAAAAAAGCCTCCCTTGTCTCTCTCCTCAATCCTACCCGTGGCCCGTGGGTTAGGTTGGACAGAGCTCCCAGCCCACGCTGCCGCCTGCACTAcccacctcgcgccgccgccgttcCTCCGCCGCCGGCCAACGGCGGCCCTTCCTCATCTCCTtgccgcctccccctcctcccccacctCCCGCATCTACCCCGCCCCCAGCCTCACCTGTGGCTGTCGCCTCTCCTCGCCGCCTCCACCCGTCGTTCCNNNNNNNNNNNNNNNNNNNNNNNNNNNNNNNNNNNNNNNNNNNNNNNNNNNNNNNNNNNNNNNNNNNNNNNNNNNNNNNNNNNNNNNNNNNNNNNNNNNNNNNNNNNNNNNNNNNNNNNNNNNNNNNNNNNNNNNNNNNNNNNNNNNNNNNNNNNNNNNNNNNNNNNNNNNNNNNNNNNNNNNNNNNNNNNNNNNNNNNNNNNNNNNNNNNNNNNNNNNNNNNNNNNNNNNNNNNNNNNNNNNNNNNNNNNNNNNNNNNNNNNNNNNNNNNNNNNNNNNNNNNNNNNNNNNNNNNNNNNNNNNNNNNNNNNNNNNNNNNNNNNNNNNNNNNNNNNNNNNNNNNNNNNNNNNNNNNNNNNNNNNNNNNNNNNNNNNNNNNNNNNNNNNNNNNNNNNNNNNNNNNNNNNNNNNNNNNNNNNNNNNNNNNNNNNNNNNNNNNNNNNNNNNNNNNNCAGCCCTTCCTCTCCCGCCTCTCCTCGCCGCCTCCCCCCTCCTGCATCTACCCCGTCCCTCCTCCTCATCGGTGGTTGTGGCAAGCAAGCAGGTGGCAGCCCTGGCGCCCTCCCTCTCCGGCCTGTACTTGCTGCCTCCTCACGCCGGCGACTAGGGCAGCAGCAAGCAGGTGCCCGCCCCTCCCTCTCCGGCCTCTCCTTGCTCTCTTCACGCCGGCGACCAGGTTGAAGGAGAAGGGGCAGCAACACATCATCATAGCAGCAAGCAGAGGTTGCTGCCACTTCATGTTGTGTATTTTGTATTTTTTTAACTTCATgtttgatgaatgatgaattgatgATTCAAATGATTGTCGTGTAGAATTGTTACAACTGTAGTACTATGTGCAATTGTAATTTATTAATTTCATGCTGTTTGGTGGCTTAATTGCAGTAAAATTGTATATGTATGCCATTTATTAGTAATTGCCTAATTGGTAATTGACTTTTGTTGTTTAACACTTTAACTTCAATTATTGCTAACATGCTGCCCTACTTGATTTGTATTTTGTTTTTTGTATGTAGGAAATGGCTACTTCTAGTGTCGCTTCCGAGGTGGCGAGTTCTCAGTCGCTAAAAAGGAATTCTGATGACATGGCGTGGGAATTTGCCATGTTGTGTGATCCAAATGATTTGCAAAGAGTGAAGTGCAAGCTATGTGGAAAAGAAATGTCTGGAGGGGTCAATAGGATGAAGCAACACATAGCACAAATCAGAGGCTCGGTGACAAGTTGTATGGTAGCCACTCCAGAACAACAAGCTCGGTGCAAGGAGGCTTTTCatgacgcaaagaagaagaaggtggAAAAGGAAAAGCAAGCACAAGAATTAAGGGCCTCGGTGAACATAGAAGTTGAGGATGATGAAGAGCTTAGTGCAGTTGGTAAAGGTGATCCCAAAAATGTTGGGCCTATGGATCAATTTGTGGCACCGGTTGATCCTAGTGTGCCATTGAAAAAATTCCAACGCAACATCAATGATAGTATCGACAAGGAGAAAGCTACAAAGTGGGGAAATATTTGGCTAGATGGATGTACAAGAAAAACATACCCTTCAATGCTATCAATGATGATGACTTCAAACAATTTTGTGAAGCCCTTGGCCGTTATGGTCCTGATTGGAGGCAACCTTCACAACATCATATTCGAGAAAAGATGTTGTTGCAGGAGGTGGAGAGGACTAGGGATTTGTTGAAGCCACATGAGGCTGAGAGGGAGATCACCGGGTGCTCTGTCATGACTGATGCTTGGACAGACAAGAAAAGAAGGAGCATCATGAACTTGTGTGTGCATTGTAAGTTGGGGACAGTTTTTCATGAATCAAAGGAGGCATCGACTCATGCACACACAAGTCTCTACATCTTCAATTATGTGGATGAATGCATTGAGAAAATTGGTATCAATCTTGAACCTTTTATTTTCTCTCGTTCTTTGCTTTTCAAGCTTTCATCATGTATTGATTATTGTGTTTTACCATGATGTTTGTAGGTACTGATAATGTTGTACAAGTAGTCACGGATAATGCTTCAAACAACAAGGGAGCAAAAGGGATGTTGAAAGAAAAAAGGCCGAAGATATTTTGGACCTCATGTGCAACGCACACCCTCAACTTGATGGTCGAAGCGGTTGGTAAATTAAAGCAATTTGGTTCTACAATTACCAAAGCAAAGGAGATGACTATTTTTCTTTATGCACATCATGCAACATTGGCGTTGATGAGGTCTCATACAAAAAAGAGAGACATCGTTAGGCCGGGAGTGACAAGATTTGCTTCGGCATTTCTTACCTTGCAAAGtcttgctgcaaagaagaagcaacTAAAGGAGATGTGTTGTAGTGATGCTTGGGAACAATGCAAGCATACACGTACAAGGAAAGGAAAGTCGGCTCATGCCACAATAATTAGTAGGACCTTTTGGAAGAATGTATCTCTTTGCATCAAGGTAAGAAAATTAATAATGTTCTTTAATTGTGTCTTGTCATCTTGTGTTATATATATGTAATATGTTAAATACTAATGTTGTGCTTATCGTATGTTGCAATGCAAGGTTTTTGAGCCATTGGTGAAAGTGCTTCGATTGGCTGATAGTGATGGACAGTCGATGGCCTCTATGTATGGAGAAATAATAGAGGCAAAGAAGGCAATATTGCTTGTGGTTGAAAATTCAGAGAAGGACTATAAGATCATCACAACAGCCATGGAGAGCAAGATGAATGGGAGGTTAGATACGCCATTGCACATGGCCGCATATGCATTGAATCCCTATTATAGTTATGCTACCCCAAGCATATTTGTCGATGTAGAGGTCATGAGTGGATTGATGGAAGTTATTGAGACCTTCtatcatgatgatgatgagaagCAAAATAAAGCACTTAACATAGACTTGCCAAGGTTTAAAAATAAGGAGGGCATGTTTGCGAAGTTGGCTGCCTCAAAAGCTATAACGAATGCAAATTTCAATCCCGGTAAGCTTGTTCTCCTACATACTCTTTGTCTTTTTGCATATGGCATTTCTGAATTTATGGGTTGATGGATTGATGCATAatactttgttttttgttttctcatGTAGGAGAGTGGTGGGCAACTTATGGACTACAAACTCCTACGTTGATGCACATGGCTTTGAGGATACTCAACTTGACCACAAGTTCTTCCGGATGTGAACGGAATTGGAGTGTTTTTGAACAAGTAACTCTTGAATCTCAACTTGTTGTTATTCAAATTTGATCTTTAGTTCCTTACTTTATTTATGAACAAATGTGAATGACTACTTGATTAGGCTTTACCTTGCCATTTTTAGGTGGATCCTAAGAGGAGAAATAAACTAGATGTGAGTCGTAGGGACAACCTAGTTTATATCCAATTCAATGGAAGAATGATGGACAAAAGAAATAAATGTTCCTCCTCTCGTGATGTTCTCCTTGGTGAAGATGCTTCCATGGCACAAGATTGGGTATGTGAAGATGCATATGTTGAGGACGAGGTTGATCCCGACACCACCATTGATGACGAAGTGGGAGCCACCGAGGCTATAGAGCCTCGTAGGAGTGCAAGAGTGAGAGAACTCCATGaagtagaagaatttgttgctgatGAAGATTCAGAAAATGAGATTGCTTTGGAAGAGGAGATAGAATTTGAGTCCGATAATGATGATATGATTGCAACaaatgaggatgaggatgaggatgaggacacaACACAACCTTAATTCTTTGGGCCATGCTATTTAGTATTTACCTAGTAATTTATTTTGGGTGTGGCCTTGTGGGAGAAGGAGAACTTTGTCTATGTGTGCTGTTTGGTATTTTCCTAGTTTGAATCTCAACTTGTTATGCAATGCAACTATGCAAGATTGCAAGAATCCATGaactatatttatttgtgttttatGGTTGAGGACCTTGTTATGTTATGCACTTATGCAAGAAGTCAAGAACTATGATTATTTGTGTTTTATGGATGTTGTGAATTGTCACTTGTGGACCTTGCTATGTCATACTATCATATCATACATACCTGATACTTGTGGGCCTTGCTATGTCATGTGACACATACTTGTGGACCTTGTTATGTTCTGCAAATTCAAGAACTATGATTATTTGTTATTAAGTTATTACAAGTCTTAGAGATAGAGCACGTAATGAttgtcgccatacttgtcgaataTATCATATTTTAGAGCATTGTTGTCACACACACGTACACTCATACAACACTTCGTCTTTTTAACTCACATGTCACAACTCACATATGACCTCGGATCAAAATAATCAAAACATAAAAGTTGTTTGTTTTGCCGATACGAATAACTTTCATCTTGATTTTTTTTCATATTAGGTACTTACTCATTCCAGGACATTTAAATAAATTCTTGCATGGCCAAAATCTGGTCCCAACACCAGGATTCTGAGATTTATAAAAGAAAAATTAATGGATTAATGCTCGACCGATTAATTCTGATTAATCGACCGATTCACGATTAATCCCTACTCCCTAGTTGATCGAGCAGTTACCGATTACCAATTTCCTGAACATTGATCaaaacaaaataagatgtataaaagataaacatcatatgcaatcaaaaatatgtgacatgatatggccatcataatcttgtgcctttgatctccatctccaaagcatcgtcatgatctccatcgtcaccggcatgacaccatgatctccatcatcttgatctatatcaatgtgtcgtcacatggtcgtctcgccaactattgctcttgcaactattgctatcgcatagtgataaagtaaagcaattatttggcgcttgcatcttatgcaataaagagacaaccataaggctattgccaattgctgataacttcaacaaaagatgatcatctcatacaacaacttatatttcatcacgtcttgaccatatcacatcacaacatgccctgcaaaaacaagttagacgtcctctactttgttgttgcaagttttacgtggctgctatgggctgagcaagaaccgttcttacctacgaatcaaaaccacaacgatagtttgtcaagttagtgttgttttaaccttctcaaggaccgggcgtagccacactcggttcaactaaagttggagaaactgacacccgctagtcacctgtgtggaaagcacggcggtaaaaccagtctcgcgtaagcgtacgcgtaatgtcggtctgggccgcttcatccaacaatatcgccgaaccaaagtatgacatgctggtaagaagtatgacttgtatcgcccacaactcacttgtgttctactcatgcataaaacatcaacgcataaaagctaggcttggatgccactgttggggaacgtagtaatttcaaaaaaaatcctacgcacatgcaagatcatggtgatgcatagcaatgagagggggagtgtatcttcatacccttgaagattgctaagcgtaagcgtttatcaacgcggttgatgtagtcgtacgtcttcacgatccgaccaatccaagtaccgaacacacggcacctccgagtactgcacacgttcagctcgatgacgtcctcgccttcttgatccagcaagatgggcgaagtagtagatgagttccgacagcacgacggcatggcaacggtgttggtgaagaacaatctccgcagggtttcgcctaagcactacagaaactatgacgaaggataaactagaggggacggggttgccggcacacagcttggtgtttcttgatgtgtctttggtgctagccctgcccctctatttataggttgagccctggggtcgaaacttggagtaaaagcctcctcaaagtcggttttgcccgaaaggcaagagtcctacacggactccagggctagacgccagggttcccggcgtctaccccctagacgccagggttcctcgcgtctagcctctggtctccgcaaaacttccttttgcactttccaaaagcctcgtgggctttcccctttggcccaaataatgtgttctcgtacccaaacatttcgggaaacatccggaaccccttccggtgaattccgaaacccttccgaagatcaaacactattatccatatatcaaactttatctccagaccattccggagttcctcgtcatgtccatgatctcattcgggactccgaacaacattcggtcaccaacatacataactcatataatactatatcgtcaatgaaacgttaagcgtgcggaccctacgggttcgagaactatgtagacatgaccgagacacgtttccggtcaataaccaatagcgggacatggatgcccatattggctcccacatattctacgaagatctttatcggtcaaactgcataacaacatacgttgttccctttgtcatcggtatgttacttgcccgagattcgatcgtcggtatctcaatacctagttcaatctcgttaccggaaagtctctttactcgttccataatacatcatcccgcaactaactcattagttgcaaggctttaagtgatgtgcattaccgagtgggcccagagatacctctccgacagtcggagtgacaaatcctaatcccgaaatacgccaacccaacaagtaccttcggagacacctgtagagcacctttataatcacccagttacattgtgacgtttggtagcacacaaagtgttcctccggtaaactggagttgcataatctcatagtcataggaacatgtataagtcatgaagaaagcaatagcaacatactaaacgatcgagtgctaagctaacggaatgggtcaagtcaatcaaatcattctcctaatgatgtgatcccgttaatcaaatgacaactaatgtctatggttaggaaacttaaccatctttgattcacgagctagtcaagtagaggcatactagtgacactttgtttgtctatgtattcacacatgtattatgtttccgattaatacaattttagcatgaatgataagcatttatcatgatataaggaaataaataataactttattatttcctctagggcatatttccttcagtgacacgtgcggcgaaacacctgaagcaaaagatgaaacataggagcaaaagaagaaggaagattatcaccccaaatgatctaattcgccgccgagtcgtaactgcttcttcatcgcctccacgacctccatctccttgcgcgtctcctccaccatcttcttcattctatccatgacgcaggatttctcgatgcgagccttcatcatctgttccacggccgcattacgtaccttgacagcagctgggtgctccttgcggagcttcgccaactccttcttctgttccatgacgagggcctgcatcatcttcatcgaggaacgacTATTCTCGTGCATctccttccagccggcgttcttctccttcaacaggtcgatctcggggcagagcttcgccttgttctCCTGAAGTCacgggatttcgccggtcgccttcttctccgaggcaatgctcttcttcagcagcatcaccaagccggcagtcaactccccctgcttattgagctcagcgggcatgtcgtcgaggctctcctttagcAGCTCCACCaaaccttggatgaactccttctgcttattgaggtgcttattgagctgatcgggcatgtcgtcgagggataacgactccagcaccgccggctcggcatggtcgcctccgtggctagggcgctcctgggagccatcgccttcttgtgagagatctttcgaggtctctacgtggcggcgagccctcttttttttccgcagccttggttgccgctcccttgttacgagtagttctcgacctagagctctgctcaccggccatggcaaggacggatgaagaagaagcacttatgaggaggaaaggtagagtaatttttggttaggtagttcccctttttataacctaagtactagcactagcactaatacctgcatagtgggaacacattcaggtttggtacgtactagtaggtgtgagcaggctttcgaatgggatgggaacaaagtaaagattaattgatggttttggtttcgaggcccgaaacggcgcccgatgagtttagtggaacataaatttcaagtagactacactgctaaaatgcgtaaatattatgttactgtcaaaattgGCTCAAAATaccaaggagaccaatggaagtactactagcaacccatgatttaactactcgcatgcgcgcagtggagtagtaatgtctttcttccgccctcacgtccactcaatttgcatgcgctgtattaatggaccatcaatgaagtgaacgactttacacgcgtcaaattatcacatggggtggatcttggtacaaaattgcatccgcccgtgtaccgcgcgtgtgtgtgagggaatgagtgtgtgcctggcgtgcatgcacatcttcgcttcgtgcatgtaccgacagtatggctcagggaggatgagtacattcttctggacccagcagcacatcactgtgatcaatccacacaaggaggtcgcgacaacgcctccacatgtgccacgtggcttcatgagtgtagcatgccattggaattctaatttacgtgttttgcacatactcgaagtactagtaaggtacacgtgcattgcacacatcagattttgcaaccaaattatgaataaataccacactatagcatgtaagttctgagtcatatatgcctgatgtagaccttcgtttaattcttatagttcatctcattcaaaatcaattagtttttataaaaaatctagggcctcttggattcgtaggatttccaaaatacGGGAAtaaaaaaacatgggattatagtggaatgtcgtcttgaatcctacaggattgtatgagtgtttgattgtgcatagaaaaaacgcagaattctttcaaagaggtttgactggatgggatgtttcctatgaaatctagtgcaaatgaatcatatggaaaaattcctatggtttagaatcctacgaatcaaacaaccaagataggaaaaattcctaaggattagaatcctccaaaattcctttgagaatcctttgaatcaaagaagcccttaatctattttacgattcatggaattgtgcgttgtaaagcatgaagtaaaaacaaataatggcaattcaactagaaaaaaagtttgggcaattatgatacagaagattctagaacaaaagagaaccactgctgttttgaggtttgtgcattatgcttaagttcaaccatggagtctgctagattgtacatgtggcaaaatccggtggggggccagAAGATGGtgggaggggccgagtggagggagactatgaaggaatgcacaagtgcgagattgatatttagagagagggggcgagaatgtGCGCTGttccgcagtggcggagccatgaaaaattcaAGTTACCATCTCCGTCTATCGTGctccgaaactcccgcctcttcaacccgcgccttgttatcccgaaatatttaagatatatctttgtctcattgtgctccgacaactccctgcatctcaacccgcgccttgctattccgaaattacaacgcgcgcaaaaactcccacctcctgtgaaatcccgacacgtgaaatgcccgtggtacccctgaaccgaaagaaccgcctcaaatcggtgggggtacttttgtaacttaccaaacatttcgaacaagcgcgtccctaagccatggttccccactgccatcccatccgcccacccattcgtacaccgaggctgcgaaaacccgcgacgaatccccacaccctgctctgtccaccacccaaccggagcctcttcctcgatgacgtcgtccacagcaacacctcgacgtccctcatccaccgtaccggatgaggatccgtcgtcgatctcgccgTCCTAcctgttcagccaccccgtcctccacctccaaggagccaccccgacattcccctcgtctttcgtgccacctccattcccacaccgccgtctttacCTGCACCATcgtaagagcatcatcatcaccgtttcctcggatgaagctgcggcctaatcggggccaccaaagaggttgtacactaatcgctgcattttcttcttgattcgatctcacggtgctgccggcgctcggtcctgagccgacacggcgcggctccgtccacggcggcgtcgcaggccacttcctccatggtgtcgctccctcggcggtgacgtccacatcaataggagctgctgctgctttagctcttgctcacgctgctgctctgctcttgctcttggtcccctgcctggtctgctcttgctattgctcttgctcgcgctgctgctctcgctcttgctcttgcttgcgatgctgctccaatttagctacacttcagtcgactgaatcgacttttgggtcattcgattttcagggggtgggggtgctcgccggggtgaaggaagaaccagccgcaacggggaggggggctcaccggagaggtaccccactatctatcttagggttaagggtgggggcggtggtcgccggcggtggcgaggCGGTGGCGTGGggttcgccggagaaaaagctcggcacggggggcctagagggatggccggggcggtggtgtATTGACggcggggagtgtttttggggtgggcggggcggcgggggctgctatttggccggtggtggctggcggctcaggggggtggaggttgaagatgaactgcaggcccttgatttcatatccaacggctacaaatcgactgaccagagatgaaaaagtcagtcaaccgacatgtagcctcacctttctagtgcgttcagtttcgatagcaaaattcagtttcaacagcaaaatttagtttcgatagttaagtttagtttcgacaattaagttcagttttgacagttaaattcagtttcaacagttaagttcagagatgagcggctgatgtattttacatctagcactttgtggttatgtattttacgtcatgtattggagatgctattagaattccactcaggttaacattgtctctcttgtcctgcttcagcctcggcgtcgtacaactcaccggagctcctccaacgatgaaaccctccatcacagcagagcagtacctcgggctccatctacagacgcctaagatcttcttcccctcctccgacagccaagtcagtcggagcatcctcaccggccaacccaatcacgctgagatagacatggcttcgccaaagagg encodes:
- the LOC119350468 gene encoding uncharacterized protein LOC119350468, translating into MALRILNLTTSSSGCERNWSVFEQVDPKRRNKLDVSRRDNLVYIQFNGRMMDKRNKCSSSRDVLLGEDASMAQDWVCEDAYVEDEVDPDTTIDDEVGATEAIEPRRSARVRELHEVEEFVADEDSENEIALEEEIEFESDNDDMIATNEDEDEDEDTTQP